The following are encoded in a window of Oncorhynchus clarkii lewisi isolate Uvic-CL-2024 unplaced genomic scaffold, UVic_Ocla_1.0 unplaced_contig_8679_pilon_pilon, whole genome shotgun sequence genomic DNA:
- the LOC139404669 gene encoding BTB/POZ domain-containing protein KCTD12-like, with translation MAHSENQQSSFSDIIELNVGGQVYVTRHATLVSVPNSLLWTMFAQKSPTELPKDSKGRYFFDRDGFLFRYILDYLRERDIVLPDFFKERGRLQKEAEFFQLHELAQRLRPAASKDNSLGDELCAHGDPEEASLACALGSSSITTTAVSSPTPSLRSPFQKHGYITIGYRGSYTIGRDIQTDAKFRRVARITVCGKTSLAKEVFGETLNESRDPDKPPERYTSRYYLKYNFLEQAFDRLAEVGFRMVACSSTGTCAYASSDPNEDKIWTSYTEYVFSRD, from the coding sequence atggcacACAGTGAGAACCAACAGTCGTCCTTTTCTGATATAATAGAATTAAACGTCGGCGGGCAAGTGTATGTAACTCGACATGCAACTTTAGTCTCCGTCCCAAACTCTCTCCTGTGGACTATGTTCGCACAGAAGAGCCCTACAGAACTACCGAAAGACAGCAAAGGACGCTACTTCTTTGACCGGGATGGATTTCTGTTCAGGTATATTCTGGATTATCTGCGGGAAAGGGACATCGTTCTACCGGACTTCTTTAAGGAGAGGGGTCGGTTACAGAAGGAGGCAGAGTTCTTCCAGCTGCACGAGCTCGCACAGCGCCTCAGACCGGCAGCGAGTAAAGATAACTCTCTCGGGGACGAGCTGTGCGCCCATGGGGACCCGGAAGAGGCTTCTCTCGCGTGCGCTCTGGGTAGTAGCAGCATCACCACGACCGCGGTGAGCAGCCCGACTCCGAGTCTTCGCTCCCCGTTCCAGAAGCATGGCTATATTACCATTGGTTACCGGGGCTCCTACACCATCGGGAGGGATATTCAAACGGACGCCAAGTTCAGGCGAGTGGCCAGAATAACGGTTTGCGGAAAGACGTCCCTGGCCAAAGAAGTTTTCGGTGAGACTCTGAATGAGAGCAGAGACCCGGACAAACCACCTGAGAGGTACACCTCCCGGTACTATCTGAAGTATAACTTTCTCGAGCAGGCGTTCGACAGGCTCGCGGAGGTCGGGTTCCGCATGGTGGCTTGCAGCTCCACGGGCACGTGCGCGTACGCGAGCAGCGACCCGAACGAGGACAAAATCTGGACCAGCTACACCGAATACGTGTTCTCCCGGGACTGA